A genomic region of Pseudomonas frederiksbergensis contains the following coding sequences:
- a CDS encoding ABC transporter permease encodes MTASVSSVSISATPARRPLHWPPANALIGGTLLALLISMALLGVFWTPYDPLKIDLLSRLNAPSALHWLGTDEFGRDVLSRLIIGARSSLWISLLTVCLALFFGSLIGMLAGYLRGWTDRLLMMINDALLAFPGILMALGLMAIIGASQYGIVLALSIAYTPSVVRVVRGSVLSLREREFIEASRVIGNSEFYTLYRHVAPNCVAPLCVLATSMFGWTLLSESALSFLGLGVPPPAATWGNMLAASRPYIANATWLGLFPGLFIALALVAINLFGDALRDRLDPRMSR; translated from the coding sequence ATGACCGCGTCCGTATCTTCCGTGTCCATCAGTGCTACACCTGCGCGTCGCCCGTTGCATTGGCCTCCAGCGAACGCCTTGATAGGCGGCACCTTGCTGGCCCTGCTGATCAGCATGGCGCTGCTCGGTGTGTTCTGGACACCTTATGACCCGCTTAAAATCGATCTGCTGTCCCGCCTCAACGCACCCTCGGCGCTGCATTGGCTAGGCACCGACGAGTTTGGTCGTGACGTGCTCAGCCGCTTGATCATCGGCGCGCGCAGCAGTTTGTGGATCAGCCTGCTGACCGTGTGCCTGGCGCTGTTTTTCGGCAGCCTGATCGGCATGCTCGCCGGTTACCTGCGGGGTTGGACCGATCGCTTGCTGATGATGATCAACGACGCCCTGCTGGCCTTCCCCGGCATCCTGATGGCGTTGGGCTTGATGGCGATCATCGGGGCCAGCCAGTACGGCATCGTTTTGGCCTTGAGCATCGCCTACACGCCATCAGTGGTTCGGGTGGTGCGTGGCAGTGTGCTGTCGCTGCGTGAACGCGAGTTCATCGAAGCCTCACGGGTCATCGGCAATTCGGAGTTCTACACGCTGTATCGACATGTTGCACCCAACTGTGTCGCGCCGCTGTGCGTGCTTGCCACCAGCATGTTCGGTTGGACGCTGCTGTCGGAAAGCGCGTTGAGCTTCCTCGGCCTGGGTGTTCCGCCACCCGCGGCGACCTGGGGCAACATGCTCGCCGCCAGCCGCCCGTACATTGCCAACGCCACCTGGCTCGGCCTGTTTCCGGGGTTGTTCATCGCCCTGGCGCTGGTCGCCATCAACCTGTTCGGCGACGCCCTGCGCGACCGCCTCGACCCGCGAATGAGCCGTTGA
- a CDS encoding ABC transporter ATP-binding protein, with amino-acid sequence MPSQKPLLEVDHLLIRAGAEGPLAVNGLSFTVAPGEIVALVGESGSGKTMAARAAIGLLPLPMEVCGGAIRFEAQDLNQLNGARLREIRGARIGMVFQEPMVSLNPAIRIGEQMAEGLRLHTDLNTAQIRERCVDMLTRIGIADPARCLSAYPHEFSGGMRQRIMLASVMLLRPVLLIADEPTTALDCLAQLDVIELMLELTREQGTAILFISHDLSLVARYAHKVVVMRHGQAVEQGSINHILLAPQHAYTRQLLEALPKRGELAALPAAEKPLVEISGVSIEHPGHARFWGKPQPKRAVHNANLSIAPGETLALVGGSGSGKTTLGRALVGLVKPCAGEIRFKGIDILKAGQRDHRLQCQMIFQDPYSSLDPRMRIGETLAEPLRHLPELSAEQKRQRVASTLEDIGLSEAFMERFPHQLSGGQRQRVAIGRALVRHPQLVIADEPISALDMTIQKQILELFERLQAQYGFACLFISHDLAAVERIAHRVAVMHQGHIVEIGSREAVFDKPLHPYTRQLLAAASPLEQLAGGGYRLRPTPANLQPTP; translated from the coding sequence ATGCCCAGTCAAAAACCCTTGCTTGAAGTTGACCATCTGCTGATCCGCGCCGGTGCCGAAGGCCCGTTGGCGGTCAACGGTCTGAGTTTCACTGTCGCGCCCGGCGAGATTGTCGCGCTGGTGGGTGAATCCGGGAGCGGCAAGACCATGGCCGCTCGCGCAGCAATTGGCCTGCTGCCACTGCCGATGGAGGTGTGTGGCGGCGCGATCCGCTTCGAAGCCCAGGACCTCAATCAGCTGAATGGCGCGCGACTGCGTGAGATCCGCGGTGCGCGAATCGGCATGGTGTTCCAGGAACCGATGGTTTCGCTCAACCCGGCCATCCGCATCGGTGAGCAAATGGCCGAGGGCCTGCGCCTGCACACCGACCTGAACACGGCACAGATTCGCGAACGCTGCGTGGACATGCTCACACGCATCGGCATTGCCGACCCCGCGCGCTGCCTGAGCGCCTATCCCCATGAGTTCTCCGGCGGCATGCGCCAACGGATCATGCTCGCCTCGGTGATGCTGCTGCGCCCGGTGCTGCTGATTGCCGACGAACCCACCACCGCGCTCGATTGTCTGGCGCAACTGGACGTGATTGAACTGATGCTGGAGCTGACCCGCGAGCAAGGCACGGCGATTCTGTTCATCAGCCACGATTTGTCGCTGGTGGCGCGTTATGCCCACAAGGTCGTGGTCATGCGCCACGGTCAGGCGGTGGAGCAAGGCTCGATCAATCACATTCTGTTGGCCCCACAACACGCTTACACCCGCCAACTGCTTGAAGCGCTGCCCAAGCGTGGCGAACTGGCCGCGTTGCCGGCGGCCGAAAAACCTTTGGTGGAAATCTCTGGCGTCAGCATTGAGCATCCAGGTCACGCGCGGTTCTGGGGCAAACCACAACCCAAGCGCGCCGTGCACAACGCCAACCTGAGCATCGCCCCCGGTGAAACGCTGGCGTTGGTCGGGGGCAGCGGCTCGGGCAAAACCACACTGGGCCGTGCGCTGGTGGGACTGGTCAAACCCTGTGCCGGCGAGATCCGCTTCAAGGGCATCGATATCCTCAAGGCCGGTCAGCGTGATCATCGGCTGCAATGCCAGATGATCTTTCAGGACCCCTACTCGTCCCTTGATCCGCGAATGCGCATTGGCGAAACCCTCGCCGAACCGTTGCGTCATCTGCCGGAGCTGAGCGCAGAACAAAAACGCCAGCGCGTCGCCAGCACGCTGGAGGACATCGGTTTATCGGAAGCCTTCATGGAACGGTTTCCCCATCAACTGTCGGGCGGACAGCGCCAGCGGGTGGCCATCGGCCGAGCGCTGGTGCGGCACCCGCAACTGGTGATCGCTGACGAACCGATTTCGGCGCTGGACATGACCATCCAGAAACAGATCCTCGAACTGTTCGAGCGCTTGCAGGCGCAGTACGGCTTTGCCTGCCTGTTCATTTCCCATGACCTGGCGGCCGTCGAACGCATCGCCCACCGGGTGGCGGTCATGCACCAGGGCCATATCGTGGAAATCGGCAGCCGCGAAGCGGTCTTCGATAAGCCCTTGCATCCCTACACCCGCCAATTACTGGCGGCCGCGAGCCCACTGGAACAACTGGCGGGCGGCGGTTACCGCCTCCGACCAACACCCGCAAACCTGCAGCCCACGCCTTAG
- a CDS encoding OprD family porin, translated as MNARLMQHLTLIGGTSLLPMAAEAEFLKDSNATLDLKNYYFNRDYREGDGQSKRDEWAQGFLLNLQSGYTEGTVGFGLDALGMLGLKLDSSPDRSGSGLLSRESQAEVGKPSYARRAHDSYSKIGLTAKARIAKSELRVGHLLPDLPLLQPNTSRVLPQSFEGVLLSSSDIKGLTLRGGQIDQVKQRESTDYEKMGLTSQSGAYKSSAKSDEFRFGGADYRFNPTLTGSYYYAQLEDIYQQHYVGLKHSLALGGGTLKSDIRYFSADAAGAGLAGTVDNRALSTRFMYAIDGHSIGGGFQQQYGETPFAYVDGSNTYLFTEYQLSNFSQTKERAWHARYDFDFATVGIPGLLFSTRYAKGDQAQIRKFVGEGREWERDIDLGYTLQSGPLKNVSARWRNGMSKSNYQRDTHENRLVLSYSVKLW; from the coding sequence ATGAATGCACGACTCATGCAGCACTTGACCTTGATCGGTGGCACCAGCCTGCTGCCGATGGCCGCCGAAGCGGAATTCCTCAAGGACAGCAACGCCACGCTGGACCTGAAAAACTACTACTTCAATCGCGACTACCGCGAAGGCGACGGCCAGTCCAAGCGTGATGAATGGGCCCAGGGCTTTCTGCTGAACCTGCAATCGGGTTACACCGAAGGCACGGTCGGTTTTGGCCTGGACGCACTCGGCATGCTCGGGCTCAAGCTCGATTCCAGCCCGGATCGCTCCGGCAGCGGTTTGTTGTCCCGGGAAAGCCAGGCCGAAGTTGGCAAGCCGAGCTACGCCAGGCGTGCCCACGACAGCTATTCCAAGATTGGCCTGACCGCCAAGGCCCGTATTGCCAAGAGCGAGCTGCGTGTCGGCCATTTGCTGCCCGACCTGCCGCTGCTGCAACCGAACACCAGTCGGGTGCTCCCGCAGAGCTTCGAAGGCGTCCTGCTCAGTTCCAGCGACATCAAGGGCCTGACCTTGCGCGGCGGGCAGATCGATCAGGTCAAACAGCGGGAATCCACTGATTACGAAAAGATGGGTTTGACCAGTCAGAGCGGTGCCTACAAGAGTTCGGCAAAAAGCGATGAATTCCGTTTCGGCGGCGCTGATTACCGGTTCAACCCAACGCTGACCGGCAGCTATTACTACGCGCAGCTTGAGGATATTTATCAGCAGCACTATGTCGGCCTCAAGCACAGCCTGGCGCTGGGCGGCGGCACACTGAAAAGCGATATCCGCTACTTCAGCGCCGACGCTGCCGGCGCGGGTCTGGCCGGCACCGTCGACAACCGTGCCTTGAGCACGCGTTTCATGTATGCAATTGACGGACATTCCATCGGTGGCGGCTTCCAGCAGCAGTACGGTGAGACACCGTTTGCGTATGTCGACGGCAGCAACACCTACCTGTTCACCGAGTACCAACTGAGCAACTTCTCGCAAACCAAAGAACGCGCCTGGCACGCCCGCTACGATTTTGACTTCGCTACGGTGGGCATACCGGGGCTGCTGTTCTCCACGCGCTACGCCAAGGGCGATCAGGCGCAGATCAGGAAATTTGTCGGCGAAGGCCGAGAGTGGGAACGTGACATCGACCTGGGCTACACCCTCCAGAGCGGCCCGCTGAAGAACGTCAGCGCCCGCTGGCGCAACGGTATGAGCAAAAGCAACTACCAACGCGACACCCACGAAAACCGCTTGGTCCTCAGTTACAGCGTCAAGCTGTGGTAA
- the zapE gene encoding cell division protein ZapE: MTFESPLSAYQYALSQKGFVPDAAQEHAVLALQQCHDALHQGRMPITGVYLWGPVGRGKTWLMDQFYQSLRVPARRQHFHHFMGWVHQRSFQLTGTADPLRALARELSRDVRVLCFDELFVNDIGDAIILGRLFQVMFDEGVVMVCTSNQPPEQLYADGFNRDRFLPGIAAIKSHMQVVAVDGGEDHRLHPGAGLQRYWVSAPGQPDPMSEVFKQLTEGQPVSSDPVIIGYRSVTAVKASETVLWCRYADLCEQPFAAMDFMALCDRFSAILLSEVPNLSAHQRPGRIARGTEDGAERVEAGDRELPQLSVHDDSVRRFIALVDECYDRKVPLYLDAQVPMDELYTEGYLEFPFRRTHSRLKEMQLQRFADA, from the coding sequence ATGACTTTCGAATCGCCCCTCAGCGCTTACCAGTACGCCCTCTCGCAAAAAGGCTTCGTACCGGATGCCGCGCAAGAGCACGCCGTTCTGGCGTTGCAGCAGTGTCACGATGCCTTGCATCAGGGCCGAATGCCGATCACCGGGGTTTACCTCTGGGGACCCGTCGGGCGGGGCAAGACCTGGTTGATGGATCAGTTCTACCAAAGCCTGCGTGTTCCGGCGCGGCGTCAGCACTTCCATCATTTCATGGGCTGGGTGCACCAGCGCTCGTTTCAACTGACCGGCACCGCCGACCCGCTGCGAGCGCTGGCCCGTGAGCTGAGCCGGGATGTGCGGGTGCTGTGTTTTGACGAGTTGTTCGTCAATGACATCGGCGACGCGATCATTCTCGGGCGGTTGTTCCAGGTGATGTTCGACGAAGGCGTGGTGATGGTCTGCACCTCCAATCAACCACCGGAACAGCTCTACGCAGACGGTTTCAACCGTGACCGGTTTTTGCCGGGGATTGCCGCGATCAAAAGCCACATGCAGGTGGTGGCGGTGGACGGTGGCGAAGATCACCGATTGCATCCTGGTGCAGGCCTGCAACGTTATTGGGTCAGCGCGCCCGGTCAGCCTGATCCGATGAGTGAGGTGTTCAAACAACTGACGGAAGGACAGCCGGTATCCAGCGATCCGGTGATCATCGGCTATCGCTCGGTCACTGCCGTCAAGGCCAGTGAAACCGTGCTCTGGTGCCGTTACGCGGACCTGTGCGAGCAGCCGTTTGCAGCGATGGACTTTATGGCGCTGTGTGATCGCTTCAGCGCTATTTTGTTGAGCGAAGTCCCCAATCTCAGTGCCCATCAACGCCCCGGCCGCATTGCCCGAGGCACCGAGGATGGCGCTGAGCGCGTCGAGGCCGGCGACCGTGAACTGCCGCAATTGTCGGTACACGACGACAGTGTGCGGCGCTTCATTGCGTTGGTCGACGAGTGCTATGACCGCAAAGTGCCGCTGTACCTCGACGCGCAGGTGCCGATGGATGAGCTGTACACCGAGGGTTACCTGGAGTTCCCGTTTCGCCGGACCCACAGCCGGCTGAAAGAAATGCAATTACAGCGCTTTGCCGATGCCTGA
- a CDS encoding nuclear transport factor 2 family protein, which produces MSNPAVSLAPAIAAYIAAANARDSSAVASFFAENANVFDEGAHQVGTQAIAQWMEDTARRYQPRVQVLDVQQRTGKVLVSNLISGTFPGSPLELRYVFRLNEQGKIARLDISL; this is translated from the coding sequence ATGTCGAACCCAGCCGTTTCACTCGCACCCGCCATTGCTGCCTATATTGCTGCCGCCAATGCCCGTGACAGTTCGGCGGTCGCCAGCTTTTTCGCCGAGAATGCCAACGTGTTCGATGAGGGCGCCCATCAGGTGGGCACCCAAGCCATTGCGCAGTGGATGGAAGACACCGCACGCCGTTATCAACCCCGGGTCCAAGTGCTGGACGTGCAACAACGCACCGGCAAAGTGTTGGTCAGTAACCTGATTTCCGGCACGTTCCCGGGTAGCCCGTTGGAACTGCGCTATGTGTTCCGCCTGAACGAACAGGGCAAAATTGCCCGACTCGATATCTCGCTCTAA
- the speB gene encoding agmatinase: protein MDIFEQNDQAITRNSLYGTAAESTYAGITSFMRRRYSRDLRGVDVVVSGVPFDTATSNRPGARFGPRGIRAASTGIAWERHWPWTFDPFDHLAVIDYGDCAFDSGMPESVPDSIETHAEKILTAGCAMLTFGGDHFISYPLLKAHARKHGALSLIHFDAHSDTWPDEDGKRIDHGTMFWHAAKEGLVDPSRSVQIGLRTTNNDHQGFEVLDARHVHRRGCDAIIEAIRARVGDHPVYLTFDIDCLDPAFAPGTGTPVCGGLSTVQALEILGGLRGINVVGMDVVEVAPAYDSAEITSLAAATLAMEMLCLYAARHKVDR, encoded by the coding sequence ATGGACATCTTTGAACAGAACGACCAAGCCATCACCCGCAACAGTCTTTACGGGACTGCCGCCGAAAGTACCTACGCCGGCATCACCAGTTTCATGCGCCGTCGTTACAGCCGCGACTTGCGCGGCGTGGATGTGGTGGTTAGCGGTGTGCCGTTCGACACTGCCACCAGCAACCGCCCCGGCGCACGTTTCGGGCCACGCGGGATTCGCGCCGCGTCGACCGGTATTGCCTGGGAACGTCACTGGCCGTGGACGTTTGACCCGTTCGATCATCTGGCGGTGATTGACTATGGCGATTGTGCCTTCGACTCCGGCATGCCGGAGTCTGTACCGGACAGCATCGAAACTCACGCCGAGAAAATTCTCACGGCAGGCTGCGCGATGCTGACCTTCGGCGGTGATCACTTCATCAGTTATCCGTTGCTCAAGGCTCATGCCCGCAAGCACGGTGCCTTGTCGCTGATCCACTTTGATGCGCACAGCGACACTTGGCCGGACGAAGACGGTAAGCGCATCGACCACGGCACGATGTTCTGGCACGCGGCGAAGGAAGGTCTGGTCGATCCATCGCGTTCGGTGCAGATCGGCTTGCGCACCACCAACAACGATCACCAGGGTTTTGAAGTGCTGGACGCGAGGCACGTGCATCGGCGCGGTTGTGACGCGATCATCGAGGCGATACGCGCCCGGGTGGGCGATCACCCGGTGTACCTGACCTTTGACATTGACTGCCTGGACCCGGCGTTCGCGCCTGGTACCGGTACACCGGTGTGCGGAGGCTTGAGCACGGTGCAAGCGCTGGAAATTCTCGGCGGGCTGCGCGGGATCAACGTGGTGGGCATGGACGTGGTGGAAGTCGCGCCGGCATATGACAGCGCGGAAATCACTTCACTGGCGGCAGCGACGCTGGCGATGGAGATGCTCTGCTTGTATGCGGCCAGGCATAAGGTCGATCGCTAA
- a CDS encoding polyamine ABC transporter substrate-binding protein: protein MVTALRFAFPALMLAAAISAQAEEKVINLYSWADYVAPETLQRFEQETGIHVRYDTFDTPEVLETKLLTGGSGYDVVVPSSSVLARGLAAGALKEISHDQLKGYANLDPDLLGKLAAVDPGNRYGVPYTWGTLGLGMNVEAVEKRLPGVPLNSLDLLFKPEYASKLKDCGIAIIDSPQEVIGLALHYLGKDPYSTDKNDLAAAEALLHQLQPSVLYVASGRQINDLANGSVCLALTYNGDASMAADQARKANKTFEVAYRIPTQGTLVWQDNLAIPKDAPHPEAARAFIEFMLRPESVAALTNTLFFATANLAATPLVDSAVRNDPDIFPPDDVRGRLYADQTMSLKDMRQRTRLWTTFRSRE from the coding sequence ATGGTTACGGCTCTCAGGTTTGCGTTTCCCGCGTTGATGTTGGCTGCGGCCATATCGGCGCAGGCCGAAGAAAAGGTCATCAATCTTTACAGCTGGGCCGACTATGTGGCGCCTGAAACCCTGCAACGCTTCGAGCAGGAAACGGGTATCCATGTGCGCTACGACACCTTCGACACACCGGAGGTGCTGGAAACCAAACTGCTCACCGGCGGCAGCGGTTATGACGTGGTGGTGCCGTCTTCCAGCGTGCTGGCCCGTGGGCTGGCCGCCGGGGCGTTGAAGGAGATTTCCCACGACCAACTCAAAGGCTACGCCAACCTTGATCCGGATCTGTTGGGCAAGCTCGCGGCGGTCGATCCCGGTAACCGCTATGGCGTGCCTTATACCTGGGGCACTCTGGGCCTGGGCATGAACGTCGAGGCCGTGGAGAAACGCTTGCCGGGCGTGCCACTCAACAGCCTGGATCTGCTGTTCAAGCCCGAATACGCCAGCAAGCTGAAGGATTGCGGCATCGCGATCATCGATTCGCCACAGGAAGTCATCGGCCTTGCGCTGCATTACCTTGGTAAAGATCCCTACAGCACCGACAAGAATGATCTGGCGGCTGCCGAAGCCTTATTGCACCAGCTACAGCCTTCCGTGCTGTACGTTGCCAGCGGTCGACAGATCAACGATCTGGCCAACGGCAGTGTTTGCCTGGCACTGACCTACAACGGCGATGCAAGCATGGCCGCCGATCAGGCGCGCAAGGCCAACAAAACCTTCGAGGTCGCCTACCGGATTCCCACACAAGGCACGCTGGTCTGGCAGGACAATCTGGCAATTCCCAAGGATGCGCCGCACCCAGAGGCTGCACGAGCGTTCATCGAATTCATGTTGCGCCCCGAATCCGTTGCCGCGCTGACCAATACGCTGTTTTTCGCCACCGCCAACCTCGCCGCCACGCCTTTGGTTGATTCGGCAGTGCGCAATGACCCGGACATCTTTCCGCCCGATGACGTACGCGGCCGGCTTTACGCCGACCAGACCATGAGCCTCAAGGACATGCGTCAGCGCACCCGCCTCTGGACCACTTTCCGTAGCCGCGAATAA
- a CDS encoding LysR family transcriptional regulator, whose amino-acid sequence MLGQLHDLDLHLLRLFVNVVECGGFSAAQGELGLSQSSISQQMAKLETRLGYRLCSRGKGGFKLTPKGEQLLLATRGLFESIEAFRHQSNGVAGRLIGEVRVGLSEALDHSVLQQVAEAIRRFRERDESVRIELISAMPGEMERLLLQQRLDLAIGYFSQVQSAFDYRPLFSETQHLYCAAGHPLFNNDAPDEEALRNTDRVDHPYRFLRSDEPLHSTLSSARSEQVEGTLAFILSGKHVGYLPDHFARSWEDKGLLKAVGQPALSFEVTFHLARHRAQVPGDAQLAFEEDVLAAFALAP is encoded by the coding sequence ATGCTCGGTCAACTGCATGATCTCGACCTGCACCTGCTGCGGCTGTTCGTCAACGTCGTCGAATGCGGCGGCTTCAGCGCGGCCCAAGGTGAGCTGGGCCTGAGCCAATCGAGCATCAGTCAGCAGATGGCCAAGCTGGAAACCCGTCTCGGCTATCGGTTGTGTAGCCGTGGCAAAGGTGGGTTCAAGCTGACGCCCAAGGGTGAACAGTTGCTGTTGGCAACCCGGGGGCTGTTCGAGTCCATCGAAGCGTTCCGCCATCAATCCAACGGCGTGGCCGGGCGGTTGATCGGCGAGGTTCGCGTGGGGTTGTCCGAAGCCCTCGATCATTCCGTGCTGCAACAGGTCGCCGAGGCGATTCGGCGCTTTCGTGAACGGGATGAGTCGGTGCGTATCGAGCTGATCAGCGCGATGCCGGGGGAAATGGAACGGCTGTTGTTGCAACAACGGCTGGACCTGGCAATCGGTTATTTTTCCCAAGTGCAAAGCGCCTTCGACTACCGCCCGCTGTTCAGCGAAACCCAGCACCTGTATTGCGCGGCCGGGCATCCGTTGTTCAACAACGACGCCCCGGATGAGGAGGCGTTGCGCAACACCGACCGGGTCGATCACCCCTACCGCTTCCTGCGCAGCGACGAACCGCTGCACAGCACACTCAGCTCGGCGCGCTCGGAACAGGTCGAAGGCACCCTCGCCTTTATTCTTTCCGGCAAACACGTCGGCTACCTGCCCGACCATTTCGCCCGCTCGTGGGAAGACAAAGGCTTGCTCAAAGCAGTTGGCCAGCCGGCGTTGAGTTTTGAGGTGACCTTCCACCTGGCCCGACACCGTGCGCAGGTGCCGGGGGATGCGCAGTTGGCGTTTGAAGAGGATGTGTTGGCGGCGTTTGCACTCGCGCCATAA
- a CDS encoding REP-associated tyrosine transposase, whose protein sequence is MPIAAKGCRLRKARFSESGHIYLLTAVVHQRQPVFADWRTGRLLVNEFREAEERHQVISMAWVVMPDHFHWLVQLAHGSLAELMCRVKSRSSRSINLMHRCSERLWQRGYHDRALRREEDVKDAARYIVMNPLRAGLVRRLGNYPLWDAIWL, encoded by the coding sequence TTGCCTATCGCTGCCAAAGGATGTCGACTGCGCAAGGCGCGGTTTTCTGAATCAGGTCATATTTATTTGCTGACTGCGGTCGTGCATCAGCGCCAACCGGTTTTTGCCGATTGGCGCACAGGGCGCCTGCTGGTCAATGAGTTTCGAGAGGCTGAAGAACGGCATCAGGTGATATCAATGGCGTGGGTGGTGATGCCGGATCACTTTCATTGGTTAGTACAGCTAGCGCACGGCAGCTTGGCCGAGCTGATGTGCCGTGTGAAATCACGCAGCAGTCGCTCGATCAATCTCATGCATAGATGCAGTGAGCGCCTTTGGCAGCGCGGTTATCACGACCGGGCATTACGCAGAGAAGAAGATGTAAAAGATGCAGCACGTTACATCGTGATGAACCCGTTACGCGCCGGGTTGGTCAGGCGGCTGGGGAATTATCCACTTTGGGACGCGATTTGGCTTTGA
- a CDS encoding nucleobase:cation symporter-2 family protein — MTSSDHSKTALRSDLIYGLYDRPHFTATLFAALQHVLASFVGIITPTLIMGSALGLQSEIPYLISMALFVSGLGTFVQARRFGPIGSGLLCLQGTSFSFISVILSAGFMVKARGGGTDEILSTIFGVCFFAAFIEVVLSQFIGKLRMLITPVVTGTIITLMGLSLVKVAMTDIAGGFGAADLGAASHLALAALVLGTIVVLNRVDVPFLRLGAIVIGLTLGYLVAWLMGDVDFANMATVPLMSVPVPFKYGFNFDWVAFVPVAVIFLVSPLEAAGDLTANSMISQQPVKGPIYIQRIKSGLLADGLNSAMAAVFNSMPMVTFAQNNGVIQLTGVASRYVAFFIAGLLVLLGLFPMIGAVLQLMPKPVLGGAELVMFGTVAVAGIKILAEAGLHRRNMLIVAISLGMGLGVAAVPQVLRELPTALHNIFESPITVGALCAIVLNIFLPEEFIELEEDDFDPEASILTVMENPDVAPHGEPLTPAVVAQVNR, encoded by the coding sequence GTGACCTCATCTGACCACTCGAAAACTGCCCTTCGTTCCGACCTGATTTACGGCCTCTACGACCGCCCCCACTTCACTGCGACCCTCTTCGCCGCGCTGCAACATGTGCTGGCGAGCTTCGTCGGAATCATCACGCCCACCCTGATCATGGGCAGTGCCCTCGGCCTGCAAAGCGAAATACCCTACCTGATCAGCATGGCGTTGTTCGTTTCGGGCCTGGGCACCTTCGTCCAGGCGCGGCGCTTCGGCCCAATCGGCTCCGGTCTGTTGTGCCTGCAAGGCACCAGCTTCTCGTTTATCAGCGTAATTCTCAGCGCCGGGTTCATGGTCAAGGCGCGAGGCGGCGGCACCGATGAAATCCTCTCGACGATTTTCGGCGTGTGTTTCTTTGCCGCGTTCATCGAGGTGGTGCTGAGCCAGTTCATTGGCAAGTTGCGGATGCTGATTACCCCGGTGGTGACCGGCACCATCATCACCCTGATGGGGTTGTCGTTGGTCAAGGTCGCCATGACCGACATCGCCGGCGGTTTTGGCGCTGCGGACTTGGGGGCCGCTAGTCACTTGGCCCTGGCCGCGCTGGTGCTGGGCACCATCGTGGTGCTCAACCGGGTCGACGTGCCCTTCTTGCGTCTGGGCGCCATCGTGATCGGTTTGACCCTCGGCTACCTAGTTGCCTGGCTGATGGGTGACGTCGATTTCGCCAACATGGCCACCGTGCCGCTGATGAGCGTACCGGTGCCGTTCAAGTACGGCTTCAACTTCGACTGGGTGGCGTTCGTTCCGGTGGCAGTCATTTTTCTGGTCTCACCGCTTGAGGCTGCCGGCGACTTGACCGCCAACTCGATGATTTCCCAGCAACCGGTCAAAGGCCCGATCTACATTCAGCGGATCAAATCCGGCTTGCTCGCCGACGGCCTCAATTCAGCAATGGCGGCGGTCTTCAACAGCATGCCGATGGTGACCTTCGCGCAGAACAACGGGGTGATCCAGCTCACCGGCGTGGCCAGCCGTTATGTCGCATTCTTTATCGCCGGGCTGCTGGTATTGCTGGGGCTGTTCCCGATGATTGGCGCCGTGCTGCAACTGATGCCAAAACCGGTGCTGGGCGGCGCAGAATTGGTGATGTTCGGCACTGTGGCGGTGGCCGGGATCAAGATTCTCGCCGAGGCCGGCCTGCATCGACGCAATATGCTGATCGTGGCGATTTCGCTGGGCATGGGGCTGGGTGTTGCGGCTGTACCGCAAGTGTTGCGCGAATTGCCCACGGCGTTGCACAACATCTTCGAGTCGCCCATCACCGTCGGCGCGTTGTGCGCTATCGTGCTGAATATCTTTCTGCCCGAAGAATTCATCGAGCTGGAAGAAGACGATTTCGATCCGGAAGCTTCGATCCTCACGGTCATGGAGAACCCGGATGTCGCGCCCCACGGCGAACCACTCACGCCTGCCGTGGTCGCACAGGTGAACCGCTAA
- a CDS encoding LEA type 2 family protein: MRRFLALSLSLLLLSLSACALLPHRDPLNINVVGIEPLQNQDMEVRFAVKLRLQNPNETPINYNGVALSLEVNGQPLASGVSDQTGSIPRFSEAIITVPVSISAFSVLRQTLGLSQTQSLDNLPYVLRGKLSGGLTGTMRFVDKGTLNLPGSTAGTW, from the coding sequence ATGCGCAGATTCCTCGCTTTAAGCCTTTCCCTGCTGTTGCTCAGCTTGAGCGCCTGCGCCCTGTTGCCCCATCGTGATCCGCTGAACATCAACGTGGTCGGCATCGAGCCGCTGCAAAACCAGGACATGGAAGTGCGCTTTGCGGTGAAACTGCGCCTGCAAAACCCCAACGAAACGCCCATCAACTACAACGGCGTGGCCCTCAGTCTGGAGGTCAATGGCCAGCCCCTGGCTTCTGGCGTGAGCGATCAAACGGGATCGATCCCGCGTTTCTCCGAAGCAATCATTACCGTGCCGGTGAGCATTTCGGCGTTTTCGGTGCTGCGCCAGACCCTTGGCCTGAGCCAGACGCAATCTCTCGACAACCTGCCTTACGTGTTACGCGGCAAGCTGTCTGGCGGCCTGACAGGCACCATGCGCTTTGTCGACAAAGGCACACTCAACCTGCCGGGTTCGACAGCGGGCACCTGGTAA